In the genome of Sneathia sanguinegens, one region contains:
- a CDS encoding GNAT family N-acetyltransferase, with translation MEIKTIVEIHNENFEKKVDSSYFESLTNIYNIYTIENKGYLILLDSVDVYEIFEIAVSIKEQSKGIGSRLMSLLPKDKDILLEVNEKNTKALALYKRQGFLQIYERKKYYGDFSAIIMKKVCVL, from the coding sequence ATGGAAATTAAAACTATAGTTGAAATACATAATGAAAATTTTGAAAAAAAGGTTGATTCATCATATTTTGAAAGTTTAACGAATATTTATAATATTTATACAATAGAAAATAAGGGCTATTTAATCTTATTGGATAGTGTAGATGTATATGAAATATTTGAAATAGCGGTTAGCATAAAAGAACAAAGTAAGGGCATAGGAAGTAGATTAATGTCCTTACTTCCAAAAGATAAAGATATTTTATTAGAAGTTAATGAAAAAAATACAAAAGCCTTAGCCTTATATAAAAGACAAGGCTTTTTGCAAATATATGAAAGAAAAAAATATTATGGAGATTTTAGTGCAATAATAATGAAAAAAGTTTGTGTTTTATAA
- a CDS encoding DMT family transporter: MNYGWFLITLGAAMWGIDGVLLTPRYFQYGFYDVKFIVFVSHLFPTIILSILFFNKYKLLKKFKKHDFIFYGLISLFGGCIGTLSIVKALQLSNYSLSMVTLIQKAQPIFAVILAYIILGERPKKRFYIILVITLVALYLLIFGLKNPGLLPKQNLQAAIYSFIAAMSFGGSTVFGKAVVNNHSFLTTTFYRFLFTTLIMVVILIIFPSNTVASFSQYISSPNIYLLTIIIAIYSLIGIMIYYKGMITTKASYATICELAYPLTSVIVEAVVYKHYLTHLQILAAIVLIGSIVYLNLGKE, from the coding sequence ATGAACTACGGCTGGTTTTTAATAACATTAGGAGCAGCAATGTGGGGTATAGATGGAGTGTTACTAACACCTAGATACTTTCAATATGGTTTTTATGATGTGAAATTCATTGTATTTGTATCTCATTTATTTCCTACAATCATATTATCAATATTATTTTTCAATAAATATAAGCTATTGAAAAAGTTTAAAAAACATGATTTTATTTTTTATGGTTTAATATCATTATTTGGAGGGTGTATAGGGACTTTATCAATAGTTAAGGCTTTACAGTTAAGTAATTATAGTTTGAGTATGGTTACACTTATTCAAAAAGCACAGCCAATATTTGCAGTAATATTAGCCTATATTATTTTAGGTGAAAGACCAAAAAAAAGATTCTATATCATATTGGTAATAACATTAGTTGCCTTATACTTATTGATATTTGGATTAAAAAATCCTGGTTTATTACCTAAGCAAAATTTACAAGCTGCAATATATTCATTTATAGCCGCAATGTCATTTGGAGGTTCAACAGTTTTTGGAAAAGCTGTAGTAAATAATCATTCATTTTTAACTACAACTTTTTATAGATTTTTATTCACAACACTAATCATGGTTGTAATTTTAATAATATTCCCAAGTAACACTGTTGCATCTTTTTCTCAATATATATCAAGTCCTAATATTTATTTATTAACTATAATTATTGCAATATATAGCTTGATAGGTATTATGATATATTATAAGGGAATGATAACAACCAAAGCCTCATATGCAACAATTTGTGAATTAGCCTATCCTTTGACTTCAGTAATAGTTGAAGCAGTGGTTTATAAGCATTATTTAACTCATTTACAAATTTTAGCTGCTATAGTATTAATAGGATCAATAGTATATTTGAATTTAGGTAAGGAATAA
- the sppA gene encoding signal peptide peptidase SppA, whose product MSNLFYSVLNSIFIAFFILLILFILCLFVFKQFFLNKNLKTIKQKKANTLLINKNFCYDKENNPFDEKMNFLELKQKLDFVLYDEKIKKIIIDVDKTSLTSVQIEELQPIFKKLNKEKEVIAIATLLTNETYYLALLADKIYLENTINSSLILRGYSRKITYFKDFFKKIGVRMNILHIGSYKAAGENYSRSKMSEPFKENLKTLFDIRFKNFIDTIKERRNYDPTEDILSGNLFFNSNKNLIDKRINKWELLDKEKIVTITSYKFKKKKQQKNVIAIVSLDGTISEKELSFEEVKKKVEKVNDIGTSLAGVILQINSPGGSAYESSLIYSYLKEKITVPLFVSMKDVCASGGYYISCAADKMFANKNTLTGSIGVVSMYPTFTKLTKNLGLNFDGLSIGKTTEYGNLYENLTRETTEIIIDHMNAVYKEFKTVVIKARHMSDNRLERIAQGRVWTGEQAYLNGLVDGIKNIDEVIEEMKKYLEIDKCSIYSIDKDFNLNKYVKSKLPLVTYASLLRTPILLMID is encoded by the coding sequence ATGTCAAATTTGTTTTACAGTGTTTTGAATAGTATATTTATCGCTTTTTTTATTCTTTTAATCTTGTTCATTCTTTGTCTTTTTGTATTTAAACAATTTTTTTTAAACAAAAATTTAAAAACTATTAAGCAAAAAAAAGCTAACACGCTTTTAATAAATAAAAATTTCTGCTACGATAAAGAAAATAATCCATTTGACGAAAAAATGAACTTTTTAGAACTTAAACAAAAATTAGATTTTGTTTTATATGATGAAAAAATAAAGAAAATAATTATAGATGTAGACAAAACTTCTTTAACTTCTGTACAAATCGAAGAATTACAACCTATATTTAAAAAATTAAATAAAGAAAAGGAAGTTATAGCCATAGCTACACTTCTTACAAATGAAACATATTATTTAGCTCTTTTAGCCGATAAAATTTATTTGGAAAATACCATAAATTCATCATTAATTTTAAGAGGATATTCAAGAAAAATAACATATTTCAAAGATTTTTTCAAAAAAATAGGTGTTAGAATGAATATTTTACACATAGGTTCATACAAGGCTGCTGGAGAAAATTATTCAAGATCAAAAATGAGTGAGCCTTTCAAAGAAAATTTAAAAACTTTATTTGATATTAGATTTAAAAACTTTATTGATACAATAAAGGAAAGAAGAAATTATGATCCAACAGAAGATATTTTATCAGGAAATTTATTTTTTAATTCTAATAAAAATTTAATTGATAAGCGTATTAATAAATGGGAATTACTTGATAAAGAAAAAATAGTAACTATCACTTCATATAAGTTCAAAAAAAAGAAACAACAAAAGAATGTAATAGCCATTGTTAGTTTAGATGGTACAATAAGTGAAAAAGAACTTAGTTTTGAAGAAGTAAAGAAAAAAGTTGAAAAAGTCAATGATATAGGCACTAGCCTTGCTGGTGTTATATTACAAATAAATTCACCTGGAGGATCTGCATATGAATCTAGCTTAATTTATTCATATTTAAAAGAAAAAATCACAGTACCTCTTTTTGTTTCAATGAAAGATGTTTGTGCTTCTGGTGGTTACTATATTTCTTGTGCTGCTGACAAAATGTTTGCAAACAAAAATACTCTTACAGGTTCAATAGGAGTTGTTAGTATGTATCCTACTTTTACTAAGTTAACTAAAAATTTAGGTTTGAATTTTGATGGTTTATCAATAGGTAAAACAACAGAATATGGAAATTTATATGAAAATCTAACAAGAGAAACTACTGAAATTATTATAGATCATATGAATGCTGTTTATAAAGAATTCAAAACTGTTGTTATTAAAGCAAGACATATGTCTGACAATAGATTAGAACGAATAGCACAAGGTCGTGTTTGGACAGGAGAACAAGCTTATTTAAATGGTTTAGTTGATGGTATAAAAAATATTGATGAAGTTATTGAAGAAATGAAAAAATATTTAGAAATTGATAAATGCAGTATTTATTCTATTGACAAAGATTTTAATCTAAATAAATATGTTAAATCAAAATTACCTTTAGTAACTTATGCAAGCTTACTTAGAACACCTATATTACTTATGATTGATTAA
- the lepB gene encoding signal peptidase I: MLDKILWGIFYIITAVIILFFLFKEKKVTEILENISDAFSSRIEIKKEINKNVIIGLNIFNCFVVGGIFIFFVDKTASDILPLKQVALYVVVIANIVLLLLNKKKEYLFVLNIIMLFIGVNIFGIYDKSFNLSMALSVPLLLISIYLEKEDFRKRCRFLINAIFLLILITILQSHYLGNYVIPTQSMEPTILTKDRIFSNNIIYKFENPKLNDIISFEEPLNNQVMYTKRITGVAGTIFKIQDNKIYSNSLKISDRYYNNGKDSLYEILGQNEIYIPKKGDEVRIIKVLEFDSEAGKINILTPQEFLNKYRGQDYTKLVGLYNNITDRSITKRYTFIMQEKNHNELMLPILDFKYNKRRFEKLLSGQYEKLTDDYYMAMGDNTDNSEDSRYFGYVKKSRIRGKLFFRWMPFNRIGFMSNGN, translated from the coding sequence ATGCTGGATAAGATATTATGGGGGATATTCTATATTATAACTGCAGTTATAATTTTATTCTTCTTATTCAAAGAAAAGAAAGTTACTGAGATTTTAGAAAATATATCAGATGCTTTTTCAAGTAGAATTGAAATAAAAAAGGAAATTAATAAAAATGTTATTATTGGTTTAAATATATTTAACTGTTTTGTTGTAGGTGGAATTTTTATATTTTTTGTAGATAAGACAGCAAGTGATATTTTACCCTTAAAGCAAGTAGCCCTATATGTAGTAGTAATAGCTAATATAGTTTTATTACTTTTAAATAAAAAGAAAGAATATTTATTTGTTTTAAATATTATAATGTTATTTATAGGTGTTAATATATTTGGAATTTATGATAAGAGTTTTAACTTGAGTATGGCCTTATCTGTACCCTTACTTCTTATATCAATTTATTTGGAGAAGGAAGATTTTAGAAAAAGATGTAGATTTTTGATTAATGCGATATTTTTACTTATTTTAATAACTATATTACAAAGTCATTATTTGGGAAATTATGTAATACCTACTCAATCAATGGAACCTACTATTTTAACGAAAGATAGAATTTTTTCAAATAATATTATATATAAATTTGAAAATCCTAAATTAAATGATATTATTTCTTTTGAAGAACCACTTAATAACCAAGTTATGTATACAAAAAGAATAACAGGTGTAGCTGGTACAATATTTAAAATACAAGATAATAAGATATATAGTAATAGCTTGAAAATAAGCGATAGATATTATAATAATGGTAAAGATTCTTTATACGAAATTTTGGGGCAAAATGAAATATATATACCTAAAAAAGGTGATGAAGTTAGAATTATTAAAGTATTGGAATTTGATAGTGAAGCAGGTAAAATAAATATTTTGACTCCTCAAGAATTTTTAAATAAATATAGGGGTCAAGACTATACAAAACTTGTGGGATTGTATAATAATATAACAGATAGAAGTATAACAAAGAGATATACATTTATAATGCAAGAAAAGAATCATAATGAATTAATGTTACCTATATTAGATTTTAAATATAATAAAAGAAGATTTGAAAAACTTTTAAGTGGTCAATATGAAAAACTAACTGATGATTATTATATGGCTATGGGTGACAATACTGATAATAGTGAAGATTCAAGATATTTTGGTTATGTTAAAAAGAGTAGAATAAGAGGTAAGTTATTCTTTAGATGGATGCCTTTTAATAGAATAGGATTTATGTCAAATGGAAATTAA
- a CDS encoding ROK family transcriptional regulator yields the protein MRKLRKSEFRLLNIIFKEKRISSCELQKKLKITGAAISRTLKKLEEVGYIKQVHEKNFNKKGRPRKIVKINEDFKKVIGVTLGLGFLSISVANLEGKILENKRKKFFIKKNKSLIDLLLEEMSKIISKYSKNEIIGIGVAIHGIVDPFKKEIILSPFFKWKNLKLGDLLEEKFDIPVILENNVNAMLNAENLFGRSKNMENCLYIYMNNGVGGALKINNSIYRGSRLQAGEIGHYIIDKNSNCVCNCGKVGCLQFEFSAENIKLLIANEIEKKFMNKYNIDKYEMKQIYAVTKKYPLLKKIIERLAMRMGEYIGNLLQVIDIDNVIIAGDIIYTKNIFIDSFQKGIDKNLIKEIQDEKINVYYTELKDKIEDISSVSLILKKLFEYDDLISI from the coding sequence ATGAGAAAGTTAAGAAAAAGTGAGTTTAGATTACTTAATATAATATTTAAAGAAAAAAGGATTAGTTCTTGCGAATTACAAAAAAAATTAAAAATTACTGGTGCTGCTATATCTAGAACACTTAAAAAATTAGAAGAAGTAGGATATATCAAACAGGTTCATGAAAAAAATTTTAATAAGAAAGGAAGACCTAGAAAAATAGTTAAAATAAATGAAGATTTTAAGAAAGTTATAGGTGTAACACTAGGTTTAGGTTTTTTGAGTATATCGGTAGCTAATTTGGAAGGAAAAATCCTTGAAAATAAAAGAAAAAAATTTTTCATAAAGAAAAATAAAAGTTTAATTGATTTATTATTAGAAGAAATGTCTAAAATAATATCAAAATATTCTAAAAATGAAATTATTGGTATAGGTGTAGCTATACATGGGATTGTTGATCCTTTTAAAAAAGAAATAATTCTGTCACCTTTTTTTAAATGGAAAAATTTAAAATTAGGGGATTTATTAGAAGAAAAATTTGATATTCCTGTGATTTTAGAAAATAATGTGAATGCAATGTTAAATGCTGAAAATTTATTTGGTCGTTCTAAAAATATGGAAAATTGTTTATATATTTATATGAACAATGGTGTAGGTGGAGCATTAAAAATTAATAACAGTATATATAGAGGATCAAGACTGCAAGCCGGAGAAATAGGGCATTATATTATAGATAAAAATTCAAATTGTGTATGTAATTGTGGTAAAGTGGGTTGCTTACAATTTGAGTTTTCAGCAGAAAATATAAAATTATTAATTGCAAATGAGATAGAAAAGAAATTTATGAATAAATATAATATAGATAAATACGAAATGAAGCAAATATATGCTGTAACAAAAAAATATCCTCTTTTAAAAAAAATAATTGAAAGATTAGCAATGAGAATGGGAGAATATATAGGAAATTTATTACAAGTTATAGATATAGATAATGTAATAATTGCAGGTGATATAATTTATACAAAAAATATATTTATTGATTCTTTTCAAAAAGGTATAGATAAAAATTTAATAAAAGAAATACAAGATGAAAAAATTAATGTATATTATACAGAATTGAAAGATAAAATAGAAGATATTTCTTCTGTAAGTCTAATCTTAAAAAAGCTATTTGAATATGATGATTTAATTAGTATTTAA